In Leptospira bouyouniensis, the following proteins share a genomic window:
- the purF gene encoding amidophosphoribosyltransferase, which translates to MILQSDKPKEECAIYGIYNSKEAANFTYLGLYSMQHRGQESSGIVSTDGSHLYRYANMGLVANIFTQPKIKELIGDAAIGHNRYSTTGASFLRNAQPIRVESHLGPVALAHNGNLVNSWDIRNRLERDGSIFQTTIDSEVIVHLMAKSHKSDLLEALCESLAQVRGAYSLLVLTPRYLIAVRDPNGFRPLVMGKRSDGAIVFASETCAFDITDTEYVRDVEPGEMVVIDHTGVRSLYPFPKAKPSLCIFEYIYFARPDSYIFEESVYKVRKSLGRQLARVMPVEADVIIPVPDSANIAALGYSEESGIPYQSGLVRSHYIGRTFIEPDQKIRDFGAKIKYNVVKEVVNGKRVVIIDDSVMRGTTSRKIIKMIRNAGAKEIHFRVSAPPTVAPCYYGIDIPTHKELIASTHTIEEIQKYLRVDSLAYLTLDKMHKAVEGHKGGGFCDACFTSNYPVEFQDHAGNQKSLFTEYATEE; encoded by the coding sequence ATGATTCTCCAATCTGACAAACCAAAAGAAGAATGTGCCATATACGGCATCTACAATAGCAAGGAAGCTGCTAATTTTACCTACCTAGGTTTGTACTCAATGCAACACCGAGGCCAGGAGTCCAGTGGGATTGTCTCTACCGATGGTTCCCATCTATACCGGTATGCCAATATGGGCCTTGTGGCAAATATCTTCACCCAACCGAAGATCAAAGAGCTCATTGGGGATGCGGCCATTGGCCATAACCGGTATTCCACAACGGGAGCGAGTTTTTTAAGGAATGCTCAGCCCATCCGAGTGGAATCTCACTTAGGTCCTGTGGCACTTGCTCATAATGGAAACCTCGTGAACTCTTGGGACATCCGAAACCGCCTGGAAAGAGACGGATCCATTTTCCAAACCACCATTGATTCAGAAGTCATTGTCCACTTGATGGCCAAAAGTCATAAATCAGATTTACTCGAAGCACTTTGTGAATCTCTCGCTCAGGTGCGTGGTGCCTACTCTCTGTTAGTGTTGACTCCAAGATACCTCATTGCTGTTCGTGATCCCAATGGATTCCGTCCGCTTGTGATGGGGAAACGTTCCGATGGAGCGATTGTGTTCGCATCCGAAACATGTGCTTTTGATATAACAGACACAGAATACGTAAGGGATGTCGAACCTGGTGAGATGGTTGTGATTGACCATACGGGAGTGCGCTCTCTTTACCCATTTCCGAAAGCAAAACCAAGCCTATGTATTTTTGAATATATTTATTTCGCAAGACCAGATTCTTATATCTTTGAAGAATCTGTTTACAAAGTGAGAAAATCTTTGGGACGCCAGCTAGCGCGTGTTATGCCAGTTGAAGCTGACGTGATCATCCCTGTACCCGATTCCGCAAATATTGCTGCGCTAGGGTATAGCGAAGAATCAGGAATCCCCTACCAAAGTGGTTTGGTGCGTTCTCATTATATAGGTCGAACCTTTATTGAACCAGACCAAAAGATCCGTGACTTCGGTGCCAAAATCAAATACAACGTAGTGAAAGAAGTTGTGAATGGAAAACGTGTTGTCATCATCGATGACTCGGTGATGCGTGGGACTACTAGCCGGAAGATCATCAAAATGATCCGAAATGCTGGTGCCAAAGAAATCCATTTCCGTGTTTCCGCACCACCCACTGTTGCCCCTTGTTATTATGGAATCGATATTCCGACGCATAAGGAACTCATAGCTTCAACACACACCATTGAAGAAATTCAAAAGTACCTTCGTGTCGATTCACTTGCGTATTTAACATTAGACAAAATGCACAAGGCAGTTGAAGGGCATAAAGGTGGAGGTTTTTGTGATGCATGTTTTACATCCAATTACCCTGTCGAATTCCAAGACCATGCGGGAAACCAAAAGTCTCTATTTACAGAATACGCAACGGAAGAGTGA
- a CDS encoding ribonuclease D, with the protein MQINSNYILVDTAKALDLALINLKQSKIMSIDTESSGYYTYYPKVCLIQINSNGKNYLIDPLKITNLSALGPLFEDPNILKIFHSAQDDIKALKRDFGFKFVNTADTMISSRLLSLEQSSLSFVVEHYHKVTLSKVEQKSNWEIRPLQKQQLKYAALDTAYLESIWLKMEEELKRRSLYEEAKSEFEFIASEDYVAKEGEGFSLGKFPDILNFTPLERRKILELLRYRDEKAKRINKASFRVFNNDRLSQAVKGHPNEEKCIEWFGKKDGTEIFKLLTSEYNDPIDTSELSKRHGEDLNEDENHKFENAKKWRLRIMRARRMEHSLLPSNKQLITILKAAPKNLEELKALNVFSEWKVQNYGPSLLAAIQGLPFDSMINRLVAIRSKEAFVAKRRKKQNQNSKDEG; encoded by the coding sequence ATGCAAATCAATTCCAACTATATTCTCGTCGATACAGCAAAAGCTTTGGATTTGGCCCTGATCAATCTAAAGCAGTCCAAAATCATGTCGATTGACACAGAGTCTTCGGGTTATTACACATATTACCCTAAAGTTTGTCTCATTCAGATCAATTCCAATGGCAAAAACTACCTAATTGACCCGCTAAAAATCACAAATTTGTCAGCTTTGGGTCCATTGTTCGAAGATCCCAATATTCTGAAAATCTTCCATTCCGCACAAGATGACATTAAGGCACTCAAACGTGACTTCGGCTTCAAATTTGTGAACACAGCTGACACAATGATCAGTTCACGATTATTGTCTTTAGAACAAAGTTCTTTATCATTTGTCGTGGAACATTACCACAAAGTGACTCTTTCCAAAGTGGAACAAAAGTCTAATTGGGAGATTCGACCTCTTCAAAAACAACAACTCAAATATGCAGCGCTTGATACGGCATATCTAGAATCCATCTGGTTAAAAATGGAAGAAGAGTTAAAACGAAGGTCTTTGTATGAGGAAGCCAAATCAGAATTTGAATTCATAGCTTCAGAAGATTACGTGGCAAAAGAAGGAGAAGGATTTTCTCTTGGAAAATTTCCTGACATCCTCAATTTCACACCTCTCGAAAGAAGAAAAATATTAGAACTACTTCGTTATCGTGATGAAAAAGCAAAACGAATCAACAAAGCAAGTTTTCGTGTATTTAATAATGATAGATTATCACAGGCAGTGAAGGGCCATCCAAACGAGGAAAAATGCATTGAATGGTTTGGAAAAAAAGATGGAACCGAAATTTTCAAACTTTTGACTTCTGAATATAATGATCCAATTGATACTTCAGAACTTTCGAAACGACATGGTGAAGACTTAAACGAAGATGAAAATCATAAATTTGAAAATGCTAAAAAGTGGCGACTTCGCATTATGCGAGCTAGACGAATGGAACATTCGTTACTACCTTCGAATAAACAATTGATCACAATATTGAAAGCAGCTCCCAAAAACTTAGAAGAACTAAAAGCCTTAAATGTATTTTCTGAATGGAAAGTACAAAATTATGGTCCAAGTTTGCTTGCTGCAATCCAAGGTCTTCCTTTTGATTCGATGATCAACCGTTTGGTGGCCATCCGATCCAAAGAAGCATTTGTAGCCAAACGAAGGAAAAAACAAAACCAAAACTCGAAAGATGAGGGTTGA
- a CDS encoding NUDIX hydrolase, whose amino-acid sequence MLPYESFVNQLSRDFDTIPDTSETKSGVIFPLFGANDTAEGIILTERAKHLKSHPGQISFPGGVMEKADPNLLVTALREWEEEMGVGRNSLDVLGKLEGLHTRTGFHITPFLAKYNGDFCFSRNVDEVEQIILLPFADLWTKPFYAIEIPGREPKHFAYYFDLPDGLLWGATCEMILRFLKDHSHFDRSPQIVKPNLTKPPFLDPKTL is encoded by the coding sequence ATGTTACCCTACGAGTCCTTTGTAAATCAACTTTCAAGGGACTTCGACACAATCCCTGATACATCGGAAACAAAATCCGGTGTCATATTTCCTTTGTTTGGTGCAAATGATACCGCCGAGGGGATCATCCTCACAGAACGCGCCAAACACCTAAAAAGTCACCCAGGACAAATCTCTTTCCCTGGAGGTGTGATGGAAAAAGCTGATCCCAATTTACTCGTGACAGCTCTCAGGGAATGGGAAGAAGAAATGGGTGTTGGTCGAAACTCACTCGATGTACTTGGCAAATTAGAAGGTTTACACACTCGCACCGGGTTTCATATCACTCCCTTTTTAGCGAAATATAATGGTGATTTTTGTTTTTCTCGAAATGTAGACGAAGTCGAACAAATCATTTTATTACCATTTGCCGACCTTTGGACCAAACCTTTTTATGCGATTGAAATCCCAGGCAGAGAACCGAAACATTTTGCATATTATTTTGATCTGCCAGATGGACTTTTGTGGGGAGCCACTTGTGAAATGATTTTACGTTTCCTAAAGGACCACTCTCACTTTGACCGTTCGCCACAAATCGTAAAACCAAATCTCACAAAACCACCCTTTTTAGATCCCAAAACCCTCTAA